The following coding sequences are from one Triticum dicoccoides isolate Atlit2015 ecotype Zavitan chromosome 4A, WEW_v2.0, whole genome shotgun sequence window:
- the LOC119287814 gene encoding ATP-dependent 6-phosphofructokinase 5, chloroplastic-like, with product MAAAVKTSGGFCNTQQQWLHSTRDLFLHGSTRSNAKECKSKKTKKPTSLCVKATSAKVELDFNDPSWKQKFQEDWDNRFNLPRITDIYDLKPRPTTFSLKKQRTPTGDEDSTPMDMWNGYVNNDDRALMKVIKYSSPTSAGAECIDPDCSWVEQWVHRAGPRKDIYYEPNEVKAAIVTCGGLCPGLNDVIRQVVFTLETYGVKNIVGIPFGFRGFFEKGLKEMPLSRNLVENINLAGGSFLGVSRGGPKTSEIVDSIQARRIDMLFVLGGNGTHAGANAIHDECRKRKLKVSVVAVPKTIDNDIPLMDKTFGFDTAVEEAQRAINSAYIEARSAYHGIGLVKLMGRSSGFIAMHASLSSGQVDVCLIPEVSFALDGEYGVLQHLEQLIKNKGFCVVCVAEAAGQELLQNSGATDASGNAILSDIGVHMQQKIKTHFKGIGVHADIKYIDPTYMVRACRANASDAILCTVLGQNAVHGAFAGFSGITSCICNTHYVYLPVTQVITAPKRVNHKGRMWHRCLTSTGQPDFR from the exons ATGGCTGCTGCTGTAAAAACAAGTGGTGGTTTCTGTAACACACAGCAGCAGTGGCTACACTCAACGAGAGATCTGTTTTTACATGGATCTACTCGTTCGAATGCCAAAGAATGCAAAAGCAAGAAGACAAAAAAGCCCACTTCACTGTGTGTTAAAGCTACTTCCGCGAAAGTGGAATTAGATTTTAATGATCCATCTTGGAAGCAGAAGTTTCAAGAAGACTGGGATAATCGTTTTAATCTGCCACGTATTACAGATATATATGACTTGAAACCAAGGCCAACTACATTCTCACTCAAGAAACAGAG AACTCCTACTGGTGATGAAGATAGTACACCTATGGATATGTGGAATGGTTACGTAAACAATGATGACCGGGCACTTATGAAG GTGATAAAGTATTCGTCGCCTACTTCTGCTGGAGCAGAGTGCATTGATCCTGACTGTAGCTGGGTGGAGCAATG GGTGCATCGTGCAGGGCCTCGTAAGGATATATACTATGAGCCAAATGAAGTAAAAGCTGCTATAGTTACTTGTGGAGGTCTCTGCCCTGGTTTGAATGATGTCATCAGACAG GTAGTATTCACCCTAGAGACATATGGGGTTAAGAATATTGTTGGAATTCCATTTGGCTTTCGTGGATTTTTTGAAAAAGGTCTAAAAGAAATGCCA CTTTCACGTAATCTAGTGGAGAATATTAATCTTGCTGGTGGAAGTTTTCTAGGAGTCTCCCGTGGAGGACCTAAAACTAGTGAAATTGTAGATAGTATACAG GCCAGAAGAATTGATATGCTTTTTGTACTTGGTGGAAATGGTACCCATGCAGGAGCAAATGCTATCCATGATGAG TGCCGTAAAAGAAAGCTCAAGGTTTCCGTTGTAGCAGTTCCAAAGACCATTGACAATGACATACCTTTAATGGACAAAACATTTGGTTTTGATACTGCTGTGGAAGAAGCTCAACGGGCCATTAACTCTGCCTATATAGAG GCACGAAGTGCGTACCATGGTATCGGCTTGGTCAAATTAATGGGAAGAAGCAGTGGTTTCATTGCAATGCATGCTTCTCTTTCAAGTGGGCAGGTTGATGTCTGCTTAATACCAGAG GTCTCATTTGCGCTCGATGGAGAATATGGTGTTTTACAGCACCTCGAGCAGTTAATAAAGAACAAGGGATTCTGTGTGGTTTGTGTTGCTGAAGCTGCAGGACAA GAGTTACTGCAAAACTCAGGTGCAACTGATGCATCAGGAAATGCAATACTTAGCGACATTGGTGTTCACATGCAACAAAAG ATCAAGACGCATTTCAAGGGCATCGGTGTCCATGCTGATATAAAATACATCGACCCGACGTACATGGTCCGGGCTTGTCGTGCCAATGCATCCGATGCGATTCTGTGCACCGTGCTTGGACAAAATGCC GTCCATGGAGCGTTTGCCGGGTTCAGTGGCATCACCTCCTGCATCTGCAACACTCACTACGTGTACCTCCCGGTCACGCAAGTCATCACAGCACCGAAGCGTGTGAACCACAAAGGCAGGATGTGGCACCGTTGCCTCACGTCCACAGGCCAGCCGGACTTCCGCTGA